The stretch of DNA AGCGTTTCCCGGCCGGGCAGATTCAAGCCGTTTACGCCCATAACGACAACATGGCGTTTGGCGCGCTGCGGGCGATCCAGGCCGCCGGCCGTGACAAGGAAGGCATTCTTATCATCGGCATCGACGGCGAGAACGCCGCCATCCGCGCCGTTGCCAAGGGCGACCTGACCGCGACCTTCACATATTCCACCGTCGCGCCTGAAGGCGTTATTGCCGCGCATGCGCTTGCCACCAACGACACCGCAGCGCTGGAAAAGCTCGGAACCTTGACCAAGAAGGACGACGGCTCGATGGAAATCGAGATTGCGTCGAAGATGATCACCAAGGAGAACGCTGCCGAGTTCTTCTGCAAGGGCTTCGGCGACGACCCTGAATGCAAGTAATCCGATAGACTTCGAAGTCCGGCGCCACAACAGAAGCGCCGGACTTTGCCGCCGATATCGTCTTCGAGCGGCTCGAACGTCTGCATGCCGACGATGAAGGCCAAGGACGCCGGCGCTTGGCCTTTTCGGCGAACCGAGGTTATGACTTCCGGTATTCGCCCGGCATTGGCGGGCTTCCCCAGGGGCCGGTATCGTGCCCCGTATCAATAATGGCGAGCTGCCGCTGTACGGCCTGTTCAAGCTCATATTGCAAAGCCTGATATTGCTCGACGTATCCGTATTGATGCCAAGGCGAGAGTTCGAAGCCGTTTTCAAAATGATTGTAGTAAATTACGGTCGGCCCGATGAGTGCCACCACCCAGCACCGGTCATAGCCTCGCAATTCCCATTCTTCCGGCATGCGCTTGATCGCCTCCCACAGGCAGCGCTGCTTGCGGGACATTCGTGTCCAGCCGTCATTGATTTTGTCCCAAACCAGTTCTTCTGGAAATGACATTCAGCTTCTCGCAATCGGTACTGTCCGGAGGCTTCAGGTGAGTCCAGGCTATCAGCGGGTGATTCATAAATCACCGAAAAGATGATCCGGAGAATAGGCTCTCGTCCTTCCGTGGAAGCTGAGAATCGCTCATTTCGGGCGCAACGTCCGCTTTCGGTCCCATCACGGTCACAATTCTTTGAAGGAAGTTGGCGAAGCGTGCCTTGTGAGCGGCCGCCAGCCGTTATATCGCACAGTCATGCCGTCAATCTCATTAGTTATGGGGAATCCATGCAGATGTCCGAAATGCAACTGACGAAACGCCGCCTGCTCAGCGGTATCGCCATCGCCGCCGCTGCCGTAGCGCTTGTCGCCTGCAACGACAGCAAGGACGCTGCCGATGCTTCGTCCTCCGGCAAGACCATGGCTGATGGCACCAATGTCGACACCATGCAGACGGCAGCTACCTCGGCGACCGAAATGCCGGAGTCCGACGGCGATGTCGACATGGCCGAAGTGCTGAAGCCCGGCGTGCTGCCGGAAATGGCGCTCGGCAAGGCCGACGCCCCGGTCAAGATCGTCGAATACATGTCGATGACCTGCCCGCATTGCGCTCATTTCCACAACACCACCTTCGACACGATCAAGCAGAAATATGTCGACAGCGGCAAGGTGCAGTTCATTATCCGCGAATTCCCCTTCGACCCGCGCGCCGCCGCAGCCTTCATGCTCGCCCGCTGCAGCGCTTCCAATCCGGAGCAGTTGAGCACGCCGGAACAGTATTTCCCGATGGTTTCGATGCTGTTCAAGCAGCAGCAGATCTGGGCCGCCGCCGATGATGGCCGCGCCGCACTGCTGCAGATGTCGAAGCTTGCCGGATTTACTGAGGATAGCTTCACGAAATGCTTGACGAACCAGAAGCTTCTGGATGAAGTGAACGCCACGCGGGAAAGAGGTTCCAAGGATTTCGGCGTCAACGCCACCCCGACTTTCCTGATCAATGGCAAGCGCTACTCTGGAGACATGCCGGTTGACACTTTGTCGAAGCTCATCGACAGCCTGCTCTGAACCGGATCGTTTCGATAGAACGGGCGATGGCGAAAGCCGTGCGCCCGTTTTTCGTTTTCAGCGCAGTTTGCAGGTGTGGCCCCCTCATCCGCCTGCCGGCACCTTCTCCCCGCTGGGGCGAAGGGGATTTGCCGCAGCGTCTCGATTCCCTCTTCTCCCCAGCGGGGAGAAGGTGCCCGTAGGGCGGATGAGGGGGCTTCCTGCCGTGGATATTTCCGCATGAAGTTCAACAAGCTGCGCCTGGTCGGCTTCAAATCCTTCGTCGAGCCGACGGAATTCATCATCGAGCGGGGACTGACCGGCGTTGTCGGCCCGAACGGCTGCGGCAAGTCGAACCTTGTCGAGGCGCTTCGCTGGGTGATGGGCGAAAATTCCTACAAGAACATGCGCGCCTCCGGCATGGACGACGTGATCTTTTCGGGCTCGGGAAACCGCCCGGCGCGCAACACCGCCGAAGTGGCGCTCTATCTCGACAACGCCGATCGCACCGCGCCCGCCGCTTTCAACGACAGCGACGAGATCCAGGTCACCCGCCGCATCGAGCGTGAACA from Rhizobium leguminosarum bv. trifolii WSM1325 encodes:
- a CDS encoding conserved hypothetical protein (KEGG: rec:RHECIAT_CH0001090 hypothetical protein) → MSFPEELVWDKINDGWTRMSRKQRCLWEAIKRMPEEWELRGYDRCWVVALIGPTVIYYNHFENGFELSPWHQYGYVEQYQALQYELEQAVQRQLAIIDTGHDTGPWGSPPMPGEYRKS
- a CDS encoding putative thiol-disulfide oxidoreductase protein (KEGG: rec:RHECIAT_CH0001093 putative thiol-disulfide oxidoreductase protein); amino-acid sequence: MSEMQLTKRRLLSGIAIAAAAVALVACNDSKDAADASSSGKTMADGTNVDTMQTAATSATEMPESDGDVDMAEVLKPGVLPEMALGKADAPVKIVEYMSMTCPHCAHFHNTTFDTIKQKYVDSGKVQFIIREFPFDPRAAAAFMLARCSASNPEQLSTPEQYFPMVSMLFKQQQIWAAADDGRAALLQMSKLAGFTEDSFTKCLTNQKLLDEVNATRERGSKDFGVNATPTFLINGKRYSGDMPVDTLSKLIDSLL